DNA from Gracilinanus agilis isolate LMUSP501 unplaced genomic scaffold, AgileGrace unplaced_scaffold54773, whole genome shotgun sequence:
GGAGTACAATCTGGGTGTGGTATTATACATTTAGAATTACTGCTTCAGGGGGAGGCTGAGTCTGGTGGattgcttgagctcaggagttccaGCTGCAGTAGGACTAAAGCCAGAAGGTGTCTGCAATAATGTGATGAGCTCCTGGAAGTGGAGAGCTACCAGGCTGCCTAAGGAGAGCTTCATGGTTGAAAAGTGTTGACAGGTCTGAGGAGAATAGGGAGACCcagacttaaaaaacaaacacacaaacaaaaaaccagCCCAACTCTTTTTTTTGAGAGAATTCTAAAATGAATGAGGTAAGAGAGTaactggttattttaaatgagttcAGCTCTCCAGATTACACTCAAGTATGTCAAGAACTTTTCCTGCAAGACCTCATGTTTTGTCAaatgagtgtttaaaaaaataaaccatgttACTCATTATACCTCTCCAAAAGGATCTGACTTCAATGAATGCAGCACACTGTTTTACATAAATAGAAATGGGCTCAGAAAAAAAGTCCCATCAGAAACCCCACTAACTTGGTTGCTGATAATGATATTAAAAATGACAGGAGGAAGCAACCCATGATAGGATTCTGAAAGTGTCACCTAATCTGGAACAATGATTACTAGTCTGGCCTGGCCCTTGGTCAAcatgattttctaaaaataatgacaaaGCAGCAATTCTTTAGTAATGATGGAATTAAGTATTAATTAAAACCTTATAAGTAGCTGGTAGATTTCCCAAGTTGCACCATAATAATTTGGAAGCACTTGGTTTGGTCTTAGAGACAAACTGAAAAAGAGAGACTGGTTCTACAGATttgaaagaaactaaaacccatgTGTTTGTCTACTCTTCAGATTTCTGAGTCTACATACATTCCATTAATCAAATAGTTCACATGGGTGTAACCTCTATTCTTGTAACTCTCATAGGCCTGCATGGCCAATAAAACCAGGACACTGATGAAAAATATGGCACAAATTAATAGCGCCGCAAAGAGCAGGTTCTGATTGGCCCAATACTGCCGCAAGGGGGAAGCACTGAGCCGGATGTATTCGCTTTCGGCAGCTGAATGAACCGAGGTTTGGGACGAGGAGCGTGAGCTCCCAGCTGAGATTGTGACGGTCTTTGGTCGCCCGGGGCCTTGAAAGACACTCCGTTCTGTAACCTGGGAAGTGCTCGGCTTGGCGGTCACCAGTGCGGTTTTGGGATCTGTCCCCCGGGAAGCAGGCGGCGCTTTTCCTGAGATGGCCAAGGGTTTCGACGGCGGTTCTACTGAGACGACTGGAATTGGCGTGGGGAGAGTCCTTGGGATTTCTGGTTTCCGGGGTGCATCAGTGGGCTCACCTCGTGCTGGTTTCTGCAGGCTGGATGCTGGATTGATCTCAGAATATACGGGCAGACCCTGGATGGTCAAGTTCCTGACAGCCTCTGGACTAGGGACTCCCGTTCTTGCTGTGGCATCTCTGAAATGCAAATGGTCATGTTTTGGGTGGCTTTTCGTTTGCAGGGAAAGATGAACAGGATTTTTATTGGCGATCAGCCCTGGGTTCTTTGCCGTTTTGGTGgtcatggaggtcttttcagtgaTTCCCTGCATCTGGGACTGAGGAGTGCTGAAATTCTGCCCGCCGTTGTAGCAGGCTGGGCTAGACCTGAAGAGAAGAGGTTTGAGGCTTCAGAAATGCCCGATATGTTACCTTCATAGTCTTGGTTCCAGGTTCCATGGCTGCCATTAGTTACCACAAAGGGATGGGTCACTGGGGATAACTCCACAGTCTTACTGACGTTCTTGCCATTGAGAGGAGAATCAGGGGGGTCCTGTTCAATGTGTCTGGGCACAGTTTCTCTCTTGGTGATATAGGCAAGATAAGCATGACTGCAGCTTTATTTATGTCAAAGTTGATACTTTTCCAATCTAATTAAGGAAATTGGACTTTTTATCTAAGGTTTCTTTCAAGTGCCACTTGGCAGAATGCAAATGAGTGGAAAAACCAATCTATGATATTTTACACCACAGAACTAATTATTGGAgagttccccctccccccccacctccccatccTCTTATCAACATGGACAATTTTCCATTGAaactgaaggcaggaagacctagAGTTCAAATGCAAGCTCAGTCACTTAccggct
Protein-coding regions in this window:
- the LOC123255963 gene encoding uncharacterized protein C11orf24-like; this translates as SSPACYNGGQNFSTPQSQMQGITEKTSMTTKTAKNPGLIANKNPVHLSLQTKSHPKHDHLHFRDATARTGVPSPEAVRNLTIQGLPVYSEINPASSLQKPARGEPTDAPRKPEIPRTLPTPIPVVSVEPPSKPLAISGKAPPASRGTDPKTALVTAKPSTSQVTERSVFQGPGRPKTVTISAGSSRSSSQTSVHSAAESEYIRLSASPLRQYWANQNLLFAALLICAIFFISVLVLLAMQAYESYKNRGYTHVNYLINGMYVDSEI